The following proteins are encoded in a genomic region of Amphiura filiformis chromosome 11, Afil_fr2py, whole genome shotgun sequence:
- the LOC140164143 gene encoding allene oxide synthase-lipoxygenase protein-like, whose amino-acid sequence MKSFPVDNLTDFGKVMKIEIGIEKGNEWYVERIEIENATSKEKGIFPVHRWIKAEKKMKLKIHDTTLPQDDEDADQRKAELEEKKKVYKFKSQEGMMPAIEECPSDEEFSHDYQLYIQKMKWTLFLDRKLTGFTSTKWKSLEDVKNVYTDIFPEPTVMKNWREDRSFGAQRLASLNPTTLRLCKKIPKTFPVTDEMVQGILGGMTVNEAIGKKKLYMIHYGILKDLPCSELNKVMPAPMALFFVNEDKDLIPIAIQLLQEPGSDNPIFLPTDPEYTWLAAKMWFNLADASWHQSVAHLGFTHLLMGSICIATHRCLSPSHPIFRLMAPHFLYLIAINVKGVGKLFSIGGWVDTSMLIGHVGMLEIIRRVWSTWRLDVQGNLPKDLEDRGVADPEVLPNYHYRDDAILLWDAIKKYVSAVVVGHYDSQEKLEKDHELQDWADTLTAAAGCGIKSAFRLKGVPGDGKFDTCEQLIDTLTSLIFICSVQHAAVNFPQYDVYGFPPQFPAYLRGLPLSDKTPLTDADIICMLADKDKILPMMVMTKLLSKRGTNGLADFEVEYQFDPIGTKAIKAFREDLKEVGATIESRNAARSTPYTYLHPIEVPNAISI is encoded by the exons ATGAAACTGAAGATACATGACACCACGCTTCCTCAGGACGATGAGGATGCAGATCAGCGCAAAGCTGAACTTGAGGAAAAGAAGAAGGTCTACAAATTTAAGAGTCAGGAAGGGATGATGCCTGCTATAGAAGAATGCCCATCTGATGAAGAGTTCTCTCATGATTATCAG ctttatatccagaaaatgaaatggaCCTTGTTTTTGGACAGAAAACTCACGGGGTTCACATCCACGAAATGGAAAAGTTTGGAGGACGTGAAGAATGTTTATACCGACATATTTCCAGAACCCACCGTAA TGAAAAACTGGAGGGAAGATCGTTCATTTGGAGCACAACGATTGGCTAGTCTCAACCCGACGACGCTGCGACTTTGCAAAAAGATACCCAAAAC ATTTCCTGTGACTGACGAGATGGTGCAAGGAATTTTGGGAGGAATGACAGTTAACGAGGCGATTGGAAAGAAGAAACTGTACATGATACACTATGGAATCCTTAAAGATCTGCCGTGCTCAGAATTGAATAAG GTAATGCCAGCGCCCATGGCACTTTTCTTCGTAAACGAAGATAAGGATCTCATACCTATTGCTATTCAACTGTTGCAAGAACCAGGGTCTGACAATCCG ATTTTTCTTCCTACAGATCCTGAATACACATGGCTTGCAGCAAAGATGTGGTTTAATCTCGCTGACGCCTCGTGGCATCAATCTGTAGCTCACTTGGGATTCACGCATCTATTAATGGGGAGCATCTGCATCGCAACTCATCGCTGTTTGTCGCCTTCTCATCCAATATTTAGACTAATGGCTCCGCATTTCTTGTATCTGATCGCCATCAATGT GAAAGGTGTGGGTAAATTGTTCAGCATAGGTGGATGGGTGGACACAAGCATGCTTATTGGACATGTTGGAATGCTAGAGATAATACGCCGTGTCTGGTCAACTTGGCGCCTTGATGTACAAGGTAATCTTCCTAAGGACTTAGAGGACAGAGGGGTTGCTGACCCGGAAGTACTACCTAATTATCACTACAGGGATGATGCGATACTTCTTTGGGACGCCATCAAGAAATACGTGTCAGCAGTTGTTGTAGGACATTATG ACAGTCAGGAAAAGTTAGAAAAAGACCATGAACTTCAAGATTGGGCGGATACTCTGACAGCTGCAGCTGGATGTGGAATCAAG TCTGCTTTCCGTTTGAAGGGCGTTCCGGGAGATGGAAAATTCGACACTTGCGAACAGCTAATTGACACATTGACGTCGCTGATATTCATATGTAGCGTTCAACACGCTGCAGTTAATTTTCCACAATATGATGTCTACGGGTTTCCGCCACAGTTCCCGGCTTATTTGCGTGGTCTACCTCTGTCGGATAAG ACGCCATTGACGGACGCTGATATAATCTGTATGCTTGCTGATAAAGACAAGATACTGCCCATGATGGTGATGACTAAGTTACTCAGTAAGAGAGGTACAAATGGACTTGCGGACTTTGAAGTGGAGTATCAATTCGATCCGATCGGTACCAAAGCCATCAAGGC ATTTCGAGAAGACCTGAAAGAGGTTGGCGCTACGATTGAATCACGCAATGCTGCACGCTCTACTCCATATACTTACCTTCATCCAATCGAAGTACCCAATGCTATCAGTATCTGA